The window ATTTTTAGGATCGATTATCGATCTGTATTGTTTAGTGTTAATTTTACGCGTATGGCTCCCCTTAGCGAACGTGGATTATTACAATCCTATTTCTCAATTTACGCTGAAATTTACCCAACCGGTTATTGCACCATTACGTAAAGTTTTTCCTGTGGTGAAAAAAGTGGAAACGGCGGCACTGTTTTTAGTCTTCTTGCTTTGCGGACTAAAATCGATTCTCTTTGGAGGATTAAATCTCAGTTTCTTCTTACTATTGGGCATATTAGGACTAATTAAAAATATCGGTGTGGCAATTTTCTATGTGTTAATCGCCAGTGCAATTTTAAGTTGGTTTAATCGTGGCAATAATCCTGCATTCTATGCGTTATATCAACTTACCGAACCATTATTGAAACCCATTAAACGCATTTTACCAACTATAGGCATGATTGATTTTTCACCAATGGTGATCGCCATTATCCTATTATTTTTGAATAATCTCTTTTACGATTACTTTAAACTTTTATGGGCAATTGCCGCTTAAATTGCGGTCAAAAATAATATTATTTTTTCGGGCTGGATTTTCCAGCCCTTATTGTAAATGTGATAAGTAAATTTAGTTATGTCAGCAATCGAACAAACACCTGAAGGACTACGTCTTAAAATCATTCTGCAACCCAAAGCCAGTAAAGATCAAATTGTGGGATTACATGATGATGAACTCAAAATCACGATCACCGCACCACCTGTTGATGGTCAAGCAAATGCTCACTTGCTGAAATTTTTGAGTAAAACATTCAAGGTACCTAAGAGCTCAATAGTTCTTGAAAAAGGTGAATTAAACCGACATAAACAAGTTTGGATTCCTTCGCCTAAATTAATTCCATCTGAAATTCAAAATCTCTTATAAAATCAGTAAAAAAATCACCGCACTTTCTACCAATTTTCCCCGTTTTACGCTATCCTATACCACATTTTATAAAGCAAAATATGCCGCAAAGTGCGGTCAAAATTTAAGGTGATTTTCTATGCAACAACATTACCGTCCTGATTTGATTGAACCCGCTGTTCAACAATATTGGGCTGAAAATAAAGTCTTCAAAGCCATCAAAGATACATCTAAAGAAAAATATTACTGTCTTTCAATGTTCCCTTACCCATCTGGTCGTTTACATATGGGTCATGTACGTAACTACACCATCGGTGATGTAGTTTCTCGTTATCAACGTATGAATGGCAAAAACGTATTACAGCCAATTGGTTGGGATGCATTCGGTTTGCCAGCAGAAGGTGCTGCGATTAAAAATAAAACCGCACCGGCAAAATGGACTTACGAAAACATCGAATACATGAAAAACCAGCTCAAAATGTTGGGCTTTGGTTATGACTGGGATCGCGAAATTGCGACTTGCCGTCCGGAATACTATAAATGGGAACAATGGTTCTTCACCGAGCTTTACAAAAAAGGCTTAGTATACAAAAAAACCTCCACTGTAAACTGGTGTCCGAACGATGAAACCGTATTGGCTAACGAACAGGTGCACGAAGGTTGCTGCTGGCGTTGTGACACTCCGGTCGAACAAAAAGAAATCCCACAATGGTTCATTAAAATTACTGATTACGCTGAACAATTATTAGGTGGATTAGATCAACTGCCACAATGGCCAGACATGGTAAAAACCATGCAACGTAACTGGATTGGCCGTTCTGAAGGGGTAGAAATTACGTTTGACGTAGCAGATACCGCAGAAAAAGTCGCGGTTTATACCACCCGTCCGGATACCTTCTATGGCGTAAGCTATTTAGGTATCGCAGCTGCTCACCCATTAGCAGAATTGGCAGCAGAAAAAAATCCTCAATTGGCTGAATTCATCCGTGAAGCAAAAAATGCCAAAGTGGCAGAAGCAGACCTTGCCACTATGGAGAAAAAAGGGATGGCAACCGGATTATTCGCCATTCATCCATTAACCGGTGAAAAATTACCGATTTGGGTCGCTAACTTTGTGTTAATGCACTACGGTACTGGCGCGGTAATGGCAGTTCCAGCACATGACCAACGTGACTTTGAATTTGCTCAAAAATATGGTTTGCCAATTAAACAAGTAATCGCACCGCTTGCCGATGAAGAAATTGATTTAACTAAACAAGCTTTTGTTGAACACGGTAAATTAGTTAACTCAGCTGAGTTTGATGGTTTAGACTTTAATGGCGCATTCAACGGTATCGCGGATAAATTAGAAAAATTAGGCGTAGGTAAACGCCAAATTAACTATCGTTTACGTGACTGGGGCGTTTCCCGTCAACGTTATTGGGGTGCACCAATTCCAATGCTCACCTTAGCAAACGGTGAAACCGTACCGGCACCAATCGAAGATTTACCGATTATTCTGCCGGAAGATGTGGTCATGGATGGTGTGAAAAGCCCAATTAAAGCGGATCCAAACTGGGCAAAAACCACCTTCAACGGTGAACCTGCATTAAAAGAAACCGATACCTTTGATACCTTTATGGAATCGTCTTGGTACTACGCGCGTTACACCTCACCAAGCTATGCTGAAGGCAT is drawn from Haemophilus parainfluenzae and contains these coding sequences:
- the yggU gene encoding DUF167 family protein YggU, whose product is MSAIEQTPEGLRLKIILQPKASKDQIVGLHDDELKITITAPPVDGQANAHLLKFLSKTFKVPKSSIVLEKGELNRHKQVWIPSPKLIPSEIQNLL
- the leuS gene encoding leucine--tRNA ligase; this translates as MQQHYRPDLIEPAVQQYWAENKVFKAIKDTSKEKYYCLSMFPYPSGRLHMGHVRNYTIGDVVSRYQRMNGKNVLQPIGWDAFGLPAEGAAIKNKTAPAKWTYENIEYMKNQLKMLGFGYDWDREIATCRPEYYKWEQWFFTELYKKGLVYKKTSTVNWCPNDETVLANEQVHEGCCWRCDTPVEQKEIPQWFIKITDYAEQLLGGLDQLPQWPDMVKTMQRNWIGRSEGVEITFDVADTAEKVAVYTTRPDTFYGVSYLGIAAAHPLAELAAEKNPQLAEFIREAKNAKVAEADLATMEKKGMATGLFAIHPLTGEKLPIWVANFVLMHYGTGAVMAVPAHDQRDFEFAQKYGLPIKQVIAPLADEEIDLTKQAFVEHGKLVNSAEFDGLDFNGAFNGIADKLEKLGVGKRQINYRLRDWGVSRQRYWGAPIPMLTLANGETVPAPIEDLPIILPEDVVMDGVKSPIKADPNWAKTTFNGEPALKETDTFDTFMESSWYYARYTSPSYAEGMLDKDEANYWLPVDQYIGGIEHATMHLLYFRFFHKLLRDAGFVTSDEPAQKLLCQGMVLADAFYYTSPTNERIWVSPTQVTLERDEKGRIIKATDPEGRELVHTGMTKMSKSKNNGIDPQEMVEKYGADTVRLFMMFASPAEMTLEWQESGVEGAKRFLGRVWNLVYEYSQNPAKTALDVTALSADQKALRRDVHKTIAKVSDDIGRRQTFNTAIAAVMELMNKLTRAPLESEQDRAVMAEALSAVVRMLYPITPHICFELWKALGNESNIDHAEWVKADEAAMVEDEKLIVVQVNGKVRGKVTVAADADEETVKTVAFADENVKKFTDNTQIVKVIYVPGKLLNVVVKPQ
- a CDS encoding YggT family protein encodes the protein MEISQTALFLGSIIDLYCLVLILRVWLPLANVDYYNPISQFTLKFTQPVIAPLRKVFPVVKKVETAALFLVFLLCGLKSILFGGLNLSFFLLLGILGLIKNIGVAIFYVLIASAILSWFNRGNNPAFYALYQLTEPLLKPIKRILPTIGMIDFSPMVIAIILLFLNNLFYDYFKLLWAIAA